Genomic DNA from Sediminispirochaeta bajacaliforniensis DSM 16054:
TCTATGAACGGTGAATCTACTTCAAAATAAAATCTCAATATTTCTTCTTCACTAAATTTCTTATTTGCTAATAATATTTCCTGATAGCGTGGAACCCCGCCTGTAAGTAGGTAGTTTATGAATAAGTTCTCATTACTATATCTATTCTCATCTTCCAATATTTCTTTTATTACATGTGGAGGGAATGGTTTTAGATACATTACTCTATCTGCCCTTCCAAATAGAGGTTCTTTACTGTCCTTAAATATTTTAGTCATTAATGAATAAACTGATCCTATACAGATGAGGTGTATATTTGATGTATCCTTATATTGATCCCATACGTTCTGTACGTCTGAATATACTGATCGGTTTATTTGGAAAAACTCCTGAAATTCATCTAATATTACAACAATTTTCTCGTTCTGACCGATATCCATTATTATCTTGAATACATCTTTAAACCTACGAACGTTTCCGTATATAGGGATATCGAACTTTTCTTTTATTGCCTGAGTAAACTCCTCACACAGAAGTACCTCATCTTTTTTTGAAACAAACAAATATAGAGTTTTTTTTCCTTTTGAATAAAGTTTTGACAGCGATGTTTTCCCTATTCTTCTTCTCCCCGTTATCACTGTCATTATCGATGTATCTCGGACTTGTTTATATTGTGTTTCGAGTATTTCTAATTCGCGTTCTCTTGCATAGAATTTCATTCCAAACCCTTATATAGTAATATATATTACTGTAACATGTGTTACTATATATTACAATCGAAAATATCCCTAATGATGAATTCGGCTGCTTATCGGCTCGACTCCGGACAGATAAGCCGTCACTCAAGTGCGGGGGGGCCCAGATTTCTTTATTGTCGCCCGTATCCTGCTCAGTGAAACCGCAGTTATCCCCAAATATGAGGCTATATGGTATTGGGGAATCCTTTCTTCATAACCGGGATAATCCTGGAGGAAGCGGAGGTACCGTGTTGTCGCATCATCGAGCAGCAAAGATCGCTCCCGCTGCTCTTTTTCTATAAACAATTTCGTAACATAATTCTTTATCAATTCATTCCAGCAGGGGTGGCCCTTTTCGGCCCTCCGATAATCATCGAAACTTGCACTTGTATACAAGACTTCGGAATCCTCCAGCGCCTGGATGGAATACCAAATTTCTTTCTTTTCAAGAAATGGAGAATATCCGGAAAGAAACTGACCTGTTCTTCGAAACGACAAGGTCTTTTCATTTCCCGAACTATCGATACAGTAGACTCTGAAAAAACCTGAGTAGATGAATGCGAGGCTACTTGTACTGTCCCCTGCCCGCAGGAAAAAATCATGTTTATCAATACACTTCGACCGCAGCTTCGTTATAATCATATCCATCTCTTCATCAGGGATATCTGCATATTTCCCCAATTTTTCAAAGAGAAAGGCCTTTATATCTGCAGTCATTTAAGTACCCTCGATATCGATGTTCCTATTTTCGTATGGAACAAATATAACAAAAAAAGCTATTTCGCTTAAGAACACACTCAAAAAGAAGCGTAAACACAAGATAGGTACTGATCGTTGACAACCCCCACACAAGGTAGTGATTCATGTTGCTCTTTAACAGAAAGAAGTTGATAAACGTAATAATAGCATAGTGAAACACATACAAGGCGAAAGAACTTTTGGAAAGATATGCTAAAAGGGGGCTATTCTTGTAGAAATGGGTTTTGGCGAATCCCAGAATAAAAAGAATTAATGCATAAGCGGCTATTCCCCACAACATAGCAACAAGCACCTCTTTGCCGTAGCCCTCGGGAATAAAAGAACAAAATCGCTTTACGTAGAGATATACAAGGCTTGATATCGCTCCTATGGTTCCGTACAGTTTGCTATGCCGGGCCATAACCCTAAAAATATCCTTCGACTGTCCCATGATGTAGCCAAAAATAAAAAGAGAAAAATACACTGCCTCGTTGGCCCAATCACCAATAAGCGATTGATAACCGGGGAAAAAGGGTCGCAGGCTCATCTCGAATATGACAATCACGACTCCCGGAAGTAAAATACTGTATTTTCCTGCAAGAAATCCGTTGATCTTTGCAACTATGCCTAACCTCTCCTTCAGAAAGACACAGATCGGAAGGCCGATAAGTGAGAAAACAAAAAGGTAGCCGCAATACCAGAGTTGTGCCCAAAAAAGATACTGGTGCAATTTCAGAAAAAATTGGGGATAAAACGCAAAGAAAGAACCGGTAAACCCGTACCTGGTGGTGGCAAGGACATACCCGGAAAGAGGGCCGATGGTCAAAACCAGAAAAACAATCGGTAAAATCAGCCGCTTGAACCGTTCGACAATAAACTCCTTCGGAGTTCTCTTTCTTAGCCCCAGATATACCGAGATTCCGGAAATGAAAAAAAGTATTCTCATAAACCAAAGGTTGAGGAAATCGGACATCAGGATATAGAACCACGAGTCTATCTTAGGTTCGATATAGATATAGGCATGCCCGATGTGGGAAAAGCTTACCGCCGTATGGTATGGCACCAATAACAAAACGACACTCACTTTGATCCAATCCAGGAAATATTCTCGTTGCGTGCCTTTTCTTAGGATCTGTTTCTGTTCGATCATATTCAATGTGCCCCTTGTAGACATTGTTTAGATAGAACGTACAGAAACCTAACCATAAAATCATTAACATAGGATAATAGTTGGCACGAATACGATCACTGGTAAGAGGAAAACCGGATAATAGAGGGATCGGGCTCTGCCGGATTTGGGCTGGTAATGGTCTCGACCAACATCACCAACGCACCGGGGAAGTATTCCACCATCATGTTGGCATTGGCCGGTTCGTTTTCAACAGCAAAAACTATGTGCTCGTTTTCGGCAAGACGGCGACAGGCATCCTGTTTGAAAGAGAGATCGGGTATGGCTGCATCCGGCTTAAAAAGAAAGCGGGTATGTTCATCGACGGGGATATTGTGGGCCTGAAACGAAGCGATGGTCCCGGCACTCATATTCTCCTTGTCCCTGCCGGTAAGATAGACGATTGTCAGGCCCTGTTTCCTAATCGCCTGCAAAAATTCCCTCACACCGGCATAGGGCCTATCATAGGCAAGGTAGGAATCGGTAAAAAAACGCTGCCGCCAGAATCGACGGAGCGCCCGGGATTCCGCGTCGGTAAGCTGGATGCGACCGGAAAGGGGGGTAAAGACATTCCAGCCGCACGCCTCCGGCCCGATCGTATCAACTATCGGCCGTAAGCAGGGAATAATCGAGACTGCCTCCTTAAGAATTTGGTAATTGCGGGGGATGGTATCCATCACCGTGCCATCGATATCAAAGAGGGCAATACCTTCCTGCAGATGCAGGCCCAGATACGTCTCAATCCATTGAAGGCTTATTCCCGAAATATGGTTGTCTGCTGTGGGTTCAGGCTTCCGGCTCAAGGCTGAACTCCCCCTTTTCTGTTACTACTATTGCATGACAACGCCAAAATTCTATGGCGGATGATAACTGATCGAGGGTGATGGCGGGATCATGGATCTCCCGTGGAGCGCTGCGTCCCGGATAGATCGTATGAATAAGGAAGCTATCTTCTTTTCTCCAGCCCCACAGGCACACCCAGCGTGTAAGTTCCTTTTCGGCAAAGATGAGATGAGAAGGGATAGCCCGCCCCCGTCTAAATGCCCAAAAGGATTCGTCCTTCTTGTCTGCTTCGGGGCGAACTACTTTCAGGCCGCTTCGTCCGACAGGCTCTTCCAATTCACACTCCAAAACAATGGGCTTATCGCTCTTCGATGCAGCCTGAAAGGGAGGCAGAAAGCCATGCAGCTCCTCTAATATCTCCCCGACCGGTCGAATAAAATCATCTTGATGTGCCTCAAAGTGCTTGGGGTCGGCCCATTGCCAGCACACGGTTTCCGTAGCTTTTTTCATTTCAACCCCGAACTCATATAGCCTTCCATAAATCGCTTTTGGAAGATAAGGAAAAGAACGACAAGGGGCAAAGCCACAATCAGTGTCGCCGCAGACATCAATCCCCACTGAGCTCCGATCTCTCCGAGCTGCGTAAAACGGGCAAGCCCCACCGTCAGCGGCCGGGAGGCATCACTGCGAGTGATGATAAGGGGCCAAAGCAGACTGTTCCAGTGCCAGTTTATCGAAGATATCGAAAAGGCTATCACCGCAGGAGTGGCCATGGGCAGGTAGATGTGCCAAAGGATACGGTACCAGCTGCAACCGTCGACCAGCGCGGCGTCGCCATAGTCTCTGGGAATACCAAGAAAGCTTTGACGCAGGAGAAAGACACCAAAGGCGCTTCCCCAAAAGGGGACAGCCATTGCCGCGATGTGGTCATACAGGCCGAGGACCCGGATGGTCTGGAAATTCGGTACCAGCAGCGCAACGGTGGGAATCATCATCTGCGTAAGGATGAGGGTGAATAAGATGCGCTCACCACGAAAGCGATAAAAGGAAAAGGCAAAGGCAGCCAGGCTGCTGGTTACCAACTGGACAGCAAGGACCATGACAACCAGTATCAGGGTATTACGGAAATAGAGGGCAAAGGGAGCCAGAGAAAAGGCCCGCAGGTAGTTTCCAAGGCTCAAAGCCGAACCAAACCAAATCTGTCCACGGGCAAATGGCTCGGAAGCAGGCCGAAGGCTTGCAATCAGCGACCAGATGAGGGGCATGGACCACAGAAGGGCAAGGCAGAGGCCAAGGGCGGCCGCAATCCAACGCAGTACACGTGCGCTAACCCGGGGCTGTTTTTTCGAGCCGGAACTAACAGCATGGATATCAGACATCCTTCGACCTCCCTTCGCTGAAGATGAAATTCGCAATGGTGAACATCAAAAGAACGAGGATCAGAATCACCGTAATGGCCGAAGCCTGTCCCACATTCAGGCTCTCAAAGCGTACCTGCCAAAGGTGGTAGAGCAAAAGGGAACTCCGCTCGCTGGGGCCTCCCTGGGTCATCACGAAGACATGGTCCACGGTTCGAAAGGCACCGATAACGGCCACGGTAGTGACAAAAAGGGTGGTCCTTCGCAGCAGCGGCAGGGTAAAGCGGAAAAAGGTGATCACAGGCCCCGCCCCTTCGATTTCCAGGGCTTCATAGACATCCTTCGGGAGATTTTGTACCCCGGCAAGATAAAAAATCATATAAAATCCCGTATCCTTCCAGAACGCAACGATAACCATCGCCCACAGGGCCATGTCGGGGTTTCCAATCCAGTTTTCCGGCCCCGAATAGCCGAAAAGGCGAAGAAACGAGTTAAAGAGACCATAGTCGGGGGTAAAAAAGAAAAGCCAGATCGTTGCGGCAGATACCATGGGAAGGATGGTGGGATGAAAAATCGCAACCCTGAGCCTGGCAAAACGCTTTTTTCGCAACCAGAGGGCGAGAAAAAGCGAGGCCACAACCATGGCGGGAACAAGAACCACCACGTAACGCACCGTATTGGACATGATGAGCCGAAACTGCTGGCTTTCAAAGAGATCCCGGTAATTTCCCAAGCCGAAGAACTGAGGATCCCGATACTTTGGAATGTTGAGACGATGCTGATACAAGCTGCCGACGATACTTGAGATACTGGGATAAACGGTGAAGATGAGAACAAAAACCAGCGTAGGCAGAATCAAAAGATAGGGAAGGAGGGGGTGTGATTTTCGAATCATGGGCACTCCGAACCGCCCCCGCCACCAGCCCCGAAGGGACCGGGTGCCGGTAAGCGGGAATGGTGTTGGCTGTTATCTAAAATCCTTGAGAGCCTCATCGGCTTCCTTTTGGGCCTGGGCCATTGCGGCCTCAGCCGTCATATCACCGTTAAAGGCGGCCTGGATATAGGTGTGGAAGATCGTACGGACCTGGTTCAGGTTCTGCAGCGAAAGCTCTTTGCCTGCATTGTCCAGGGCCTTTCGGGTCTCCAATGCCTGGGGATGCTCCTTGATGTACTCCTTCATGACGTCCTGATCATAGGCACTCTTTCGCGTGGCGATATAGCC
This window encodes:
- a CDS encoding ATP-binding protein, with the translated sequence MKFYARERELEILETQYKQVRDTSIMTVITGRRRIGKTSLSKLYSKGKKTLYLFVSKKDEVLLCEEFTQAIKEKFDIPIYGNVRRFKDVFKIIMDIGQNEKIVVILDEFQEFFQINRSVYSDVQNVWDQYKDTSNIHLICIGSVYSLMTKIFKDSKEPLFGRADRVMYLKPFPPHVIKEILEDENRYSNENLFINYLLTGGVPRYQEILLANKKFSEEEILRFYFEVDSPFIEEGRTILIEEFGKEYGTYFSILELLSEGRTSRSEIESILEKDIGGYLEKLVTDYNIVGKIKPIGAKPTGRIQKYCISDNFLKFWFRYVYKYRTAIENNNYEYIRNKLKETLKSYSGPILEKLYQEIYRNSGKYMEIGNYWEKGNQNEIDIVCIDELNKRIKMAEVKLNKDKINITELKEKSQNLIKNYKEYEKEYIGLGLQDIDHVVKNEGL
- a CDS encoding carbohydrate ABC transporter permease: MSDIHAVSSGSKKQPRVSARVLRWIAAALGLCLALLWSMPLIWSLIASLRPASEPFARGQIWFGSALSLGNYLRAFSLAPFALYFRNTLILVVMVLAVQLVTSSLAAFAFSFYRFRGERILFTLILTQMMIPTVALLVPNFQTIRVLGLYDHIAAMAVPFWGSAFGVFLLRQSFLGIPRDYGDAALVDGCSWYRILWHIYLPMATPAVIAFSISSINWHWNSLLWPLIITRSDASRPLTVGLARFTQLGEIGAQWGLMSAATLIVALPLVVLFLIFQKRFMEGYMSSGLK
- a CDS encoding HAD family hydrolase; translated protein: MSRKPEPTADNHISGISLQWIETYLGLHLQEGIALFDIDGTVMDTIPRNYQILKEAVSIIPCLRPIVDTIGPEACGWNVFTPLSGRIQLTDAESRALRRFWRQRFFTDSYLAYDRPYAGVREFLQAIRKQGLTIVYLTGRDKENMSAGTIASFQAHNIPVDEHTRFLFKPDAAIPDLSFKQDACRRLAENEHIVFAVENEPANANMMVEYFPGALVMLVETITSPNPAEPDPSIIRFSSYQ
- a CDS encoding acyltransferase family protein → MIEQKQILRKGTQREYFLDWIKVSVVLLLVPYHTAVSFSHIGHAYIYIEPKIDSWFYILMSDFLNLWFMRILFFISGISVYLGLRKRTPKEFIVERFKRLILPIVFLVLTIGPLSGYVLATTRYGFTGSFFAFYPQFFLKLHQYLFWAQLWYCGYLFVFSLIGLPICVFLKERLGIVAKINGFLAGKYSILLPGVVIVIFEMSLRPFFPGYQSLIGDWANEAVYFSLFIFGYIMGQSKDIFRVMARHSKLYGTIGAISSLVYLYVKRFCSFIPEGYGKEVLVAMLWGIAAYALILFILGFAKTHFYKNSPLLAYLSKSSFALYVFHYAIITFINFFLLKSNMNHYLVWGLSTISTYLVFTLLFECVLKRNSFFCYICSIRK
- a CDS encoding Crp/Fnr family transcriptional regulator — its product is MTADIKAFLFEKLGKYADIPDEEMDMIITKLRSKCIDKHDFFLRAGDSTSSLAFIYSGFFRVYCIDSSGNEKTLSFRRTGQFLSGYSPFLEKKEIWYSIQALEDSEVLYTSASFDDYRRAEKGHPCWNELIKNYVTKLFIEKEQRERSLLLDDATTRYLRFLQDYPGYEERIPQYHIASYLGITAVSLSRIRATIKKSGPPRT
- a CDS encoding carbohydrate ABC transporter permease, whose product is MIRKSHPLLPYLLILPTLVFVLIFTVYPSISSIVGSLYQHRLNIPKYRDPQFFGLGNYRDLFESQQFRLIMSNTVRYVVVLVPAMVVASLFLALWLRKKRFARLRVAIFHPTILPMVSAATIWLFFFTPDYGLFNSFLRLFGYSGPENWIGNPDMALWAMVIVAFWKDTGFYMIFYLAGVQNLPKDVYEALEIEGAGPVITFFRFTLPLLRRTTLFVTTVAVIGAFRTVDHVFVMTQGGPSERSSLLLYHLWQVRFESLNVGQASAITVILILVLLMFTIANFIFSEGRSKDV